A window from Cinclus cinclus chromosome 4, bCinCin1.1, whole genome shotgun sequence encodes these proteins:
- the LOC134043565 gene encoding P2Y purinoceptor 1-like, with product MERKNIAWNLDFCKADNFNFSKTGVLHGQMMNGTCIIFICNRNPKLEWYCYLLILVCLFTLLTGFIGNILALRHYVYCMKTWTTNTIFLFNLALCDFSWTLMAPFSVYYNIQKFAVYFSQVFYLIIELFFSINIYGSVYFLTLISFDRYIGAVHPISSLTWWDKEKAVFCTIGVWIFIVIASLPEVYCTVAARRHHDIINYLDIAEEPLQFAMPFTFSKIVLRFLIPATVIFTCYMLTLKALLQFSKRQQRRNRLFRPLLLISAAMIVFAVSVIPYHVMMMVILIYRFNCQPPCGNISTLSAIYKVTKIICGINSCLDPIIFTVANKTFCQRIRSIKCHAKCQYCCDLTGRGRDITLSLRTMT from the exons atggagagaaaaaacataGCCTGGAATCTAGACTTCTGTAAAGCAGATAACTTCAACTTTTCTAAAACAG GTGTACTCCATGGACAGATGATGAATGGCACatgcattattttcatttgcaacAGAAATCCTAAGCTGGAGTGGTACTGTTATTTGCTTATTCTGGTTTGCCTTTTCACTTTATTAACAGGATTTATAGGCAATATACTTGCACTGCGACATTATGTTTACTGCATGAAGACATGGACTACCAATACcatatttctctttaatttgGCACTGTGCGACTTTTCTTGGACTCTCATGGCACCTTTTTCAGTGTATTATAATATCCAGAAGTTTGCTGTCTATTTCAGTCAAGTGTTTTATCTgatcatagaattattttttagtaTTAATATCTACGGAAGTGTGTATTTCCTGACACTCATCAGTTTTGACAGATACATAGGTGCTGTTCATCCCATTAGTTCATTAACATGGTGGGACAAGGAAAAGGCTGTGTTCTGCACCATTGGGGTATGGATCTTCATAGTGATTGCATCGCTGCCTGAGGTTTACTGCACAGTTGCTGCTAGAAGACATCATGACATCATAAATTATCTGGATATCGCCGAAGAACCATTACAATTTGCCATGCCTTTCACATTCTCCAAAATTGTACTGAGGTTCCTAATTCCAGCCACAGTCATCTTTACATGCTATATGTTGACTCTCAAAGCATTACTACAATTCAGTAAACGCCAGCAAAGAAGGAACAGACTTTTTAGGCCTCTGTTACTGATTTCAGCTGCGATGATTGTGTTCGCTGTTTCTGTCATACCTTACCATGTTATGATGATGGTGATACTAATTTACAGATTTAATTGTCAGCCACCCTGTGGGAATATAAGCACATTAAGTGCCATTTACAAAGTCACAAAGATCATCTGTGGCATCAACAGCTGCCTTGACCCAATCATTTTTACAGTAGCAAATAAGACGTTCTGTCAAAGAATTAGAAGTATAAAATGTCATGCCAAATGCCAGTACTGCTGTGATCTgacaggaaggggaagggacaTCACTCTGTCCCTGAGAACAATGACTTAA